In one window of Chryseobacterium sp. JV274 DNA:
- the mobA gene encoding conjugal transfer protein MobA has protein sequence MDVNNKNKGGRKPKLRPSKNRYVFRLTDEENINFLKLYEASGMNSRAKFITTILFQKELKIVKVDISTIDYHTQLTKFFYQFQSIGNNYNQIVKILYRNFTEKKASFYLFKLENHTRELALICKQIIELTKEFEQNHIQKNYEK, from the coding sequence ATGGACGTAAATAATAAAAATAAAGGTGGACGTAAGCCTAAACTTCGCCCCAGTAAAAACAGATATGTATTCCGTCTTACGGATGAAGAAAACATTAATTTTCTAAAATTGTATGAGGCATCAGGAATGAACAGCAGAGCGAAATTTATTACAACAATTTTGTTTCAGAAAGAATTAAAAATTGTAAAAGTGGATATTTCAACAATAGATTATCATACTCAACTCACTAAATTCTTTTATCAGTTTCAATCGATTGGAAACAATTATAATCAGATTGTAAAAATTTTATACCGAAACTTTACTGAGAAAAAAGCTTCTTTCTATCTCTTTAAACTGGAAAATCATACCAGAGAACTAGCTTTAATTTGTAAGCAGATTATAGAACTTACCAAAGAATTTGAACAAAACCATATTCAAAAAAATTATGAAAAATGA
- a CDS encoding ParA family protein: MKTKNQPTIIAFSTQKGGVGKSTFTSLLASILHYRMRYHVAVFDCDFPQYSLLQMRERDLKMVMQNEILKKIAHKQFTSINKKAYPIFQSKADQVLEDMDAYVVGSETIPDVIFLDLPGTVNTAGILKTLTKVHYIFSPITADRVVLESTLSFTDVLTNVLMKETQTGIRAVHLFWNQVDGRERTLLYKNYSKVILDLGLPLMETSITDSKRFRKEGEAITKTVFRSTLLPADPKLLAQCRLDQFVEEFLRIVKL; the protein is encoded by the coding sequence ATGAAAACAAAGAACCAACCTACAATTATTGCATTTTCCACCCAAAAAGGAGGGGTAGGAAAAAGCACTTTTACATCACTTCTAGCAAGTATTCTTCATTATCGGATGAGGTATCATGTTGCCGTTTTTGACTGTGACTTTCCTCAGTACAGTTTACTTCAGATGAGAGAGCGGGATTTAAAAATGGTGATGCAGAATGAGATTTTAAAAAAGATCGCTCACAAACAATTTACGAGTATTAATAAAAAAGCGTATCCCATTTTCCAGAGTAAAGCCGACCAAGTTTTAGAGGATATGGATGCTTATGTTGTTGGATCTGAAACAATTCCTGATGTTATATTTTTAGATCTACCGGGAACTGTGAATACGGCTGGTATTTTAAAAACTTTGACGAAAGTCCATTATATTTTTTCACCCATTACTGCGGATCGTGTTGTGCTTGAAAGTACGTTAAGTTTCACTGATGTTCTAACCAATGTATTGATGAAAGAAACTCAAACGGGAATCCGGGCAGTCCATCTTTTCTGGAATCAGGTGGATGGAAGAGAACGGACGTTGCTCTACAAAAACTACAGTAAAGTGATTTTAGATTTAGGGCTGCCACTTATGGAAACAAGCATTACAGACAGTAAAAGATTTAGAAAGGAAGGGGAGGCTATTACAAAGACTGTTTTCCGATCGACTTTACTGCCTGCAGATCCTAAATTGTTAGCTCAATGCAGGTTGGATCAATTTGTAGAAGAATTTTTAAGAATTGTAAAACTATAA
- a CDS encoding DUF3408 domain-containing protein codes for MEQDNNNEENGIDEQYLMSIMAGSPQKEVPVQNADLQKEKAVKKNKLNTKKSSDISYMEQFLTHHTMTKRGDKSIYIRPEYHERLSRIIQIIADDQIPLYAYLDNILAYHFEMFEKEITDDFNNKYRPIF; via the coding sequence ATGGAACAGGACAATAACAATGAAGAGAACGGTATCGATGAACAATATCTGATGTCCATTATGGCAGGAAGTCCCCAGAAAGAAGTTCCTGTACAAAATGCAGATCTCCAAAAGGAGAAAGCTGTAAAAAAAAATAAATTGAATACTAAGAAATCCTCAGATATAAGCTATATGGAACAGTTTCTTACTCATCATACAATGACAAAGCGTGGTGATAAAAGTATCTATATCCGTCCTGAATATCACGAGCGCCTCTCACGCATTATTCAAATCATCGCCGATGACCAGATTCCTCTGTATGCTTATCTGGATAATATACTGGCGTATCATTTTGAAATGTTTGAAAAGGAAATCACTGATGATTTCAATAACAAATACCGTCCCATCTTTTAA
- a CDS encoding YhcG family protein, which yields MDKRFTDIIELIKQSRNNAIRKVNEELIDLYWNIGEYISKKVELSEWGQSVVKELSQFIQTHEPELKGFSDKNLWRMKQFYETYKEFPKISTLLREISWSHNLSIFSRCKSIEEREFYIKLTKQENYSFRELERQISSSLFERTMIGNSKLSTVLRETNADIVNTFKDSYVFDFLNLPETFNENDLQKGLIEQMKNFILELGRDFLFISEEYKVQVGNSDFYIDLLFFHRGLQCLVAFELKADKFKPEHLGQLNFYLEALDRDVKRQNENPSIGVLLCKDKDSEVVEYALSRSLSPTMVSEYKTQLPDKKVLQKKLHELFDNRS from the coding sequence ATGGATAAAAGGTTCACAGATATTATTGAGCTCATCAAACAGTCTCGTAACAATGCAATAAGAAAAGTCAATGAGGAACTCATCGATCTATACTGGAATATTGGTGAGTATATAAGCAAAAAGGTTGAGCTGAGTGAATGGGGACAGTCTGTGGTTAAAGAACTTTCTCAGTTTATCCAGACTCATGAACCTGAACTAAAAGGTTTTTCGGATAAGAATCTATGGAGAATGAAGCAATTTTATGAGACTTACAAGGAATTTCCAAAAATCTCAACACTGTTGAGAGAAATCAGCTGGTCTCATAATCTGTCCATATTCTCCAGATGTAAATCAATCGAGGAAAGGGAATTTTATATCAAGTTGACCAAACAGGAAAATTATAGCTTCCGGGAGTTAGAGAGACAGATATCCAGCAGCCTTTTTGAAAGAACGATGATTGGAAATTCAAAACTCTCAACAGTGTTGAGAGAAACCAACGCTGATATAGTCAATACATTTAAAGACAGCTATGTATTTGACTTTTTAAATCTGCCTGAAACATTCAATGAAAATGATCTCCAAAAAGGTTTAATTGAGCAGATGAAAAATTTTATCCTGGAGTTAGGACGGGATTTTCTTTTTATCAGCGAAGAGTACAAAGTACAGGTCGGCAATTCTGATTTTTATATCGATCTTTTATTCTTCCACAGGGGGCTGCAATGCCTTGTCGCTTTCGAACTGAAAGCAGATAAATTCAAACCCGAACATCTGGGTCAGCTTAACTTTTATCTAGAAGCTCTGGACAGGGATGTTAAACGTCAGAACGAAAATCCAAGCATCGGCGTACTGCTTTGTAAAGACAAGGACAGCGAAGTAGTAGAATATGCGCTCAGTAGAAGTCTTTCTCCGACAATGGTTTCTGAATACAAAACGCAGCTTCCCGACAAAAAGGTTCTGCAGAAAAAACTGCACGAATTGTTTGATAACAGATCTTAG
- a CDS encoding DUF4134 domain-containing protein, whose translation MKKQRKKLLYAVLTLVTINSVFGQGNGSAGINEATQMVTSYFEPATQLIYAIGAVVGLIGGVKVYNKFSSGDPDTSKTAASWFGACIFLIVAATILRSFFL comes from the coding sequence ATGAAAAAACAAAGAAAAAAATTGCTGTATGCTGTTTTAACATTGGTAACAATTAATTCGGTATTTGGTCAAGGCAATGGTTCAGCCGGAATTAACGAAGCTACACAGATGGTCACCTCTTATTTTGAGCCGGCTACCCAATTAATTTACGCCATAGGTGCAGTAGTAGGACTCATTGGAGGAGTCAAGGTTTACAACAAGTTCAGCAGCGGTGATCCTGACACCAGTAAAACCGCTGCAAGCTGGTTTGGAGCATGTATCTTCCTCATAGTTGCAGCGACAATTCTTCGCTCATTCTTCCTTTAA